In Quercus robur chromosome 11, dhQueRobu3.1, whole genome shotgun sequence, the following proteins share a genomic window:
- the LOC126705604 gene encoding GATA transcription factor 24-like isoform X3 translates to MAESNHEASIYNSNIQQQQQQQNEIEDEDDDVVGGDEESIDNPQMRFVPVSTLNGAVQEVAPNAVFVPGGSDYPPVNTGNGGSDQLTLSFQGEVYVFDAVSPDKVQAVLLLLGGYEIPSGIPAVGTIPLNQRGMNDFSGRSIQPQRAASLSRFREKRKERCFDKKIRYNVRKEVALRMQRKKGQFTSSKAISEELGLDSSVYSTTQGSGQDDSMQETICTHCGISSKSTPMMRRGPAGPRTLCNACGLKWANKGILRDLSKVSNVAIQDPSVKLIEQA, encoded by the exons ATGGCGGAATCGAATCACGAAGCTTCGATTTACAATAGCAACATtcaacaacaacagcagcagcagAATGAAATTGAGGATGAAGACGACGACGTTGTGGGGGGAGACGAGGAGTCTATAGACAATCCCCAAATGCGATTCGTACCGGTGTCGACGCTAAACGGTGCCGTCCAAGAAGTTGCTCCCAATGCCGTGTTTGTGCCCGGTGGCTCGGATTATCCTCCGGTGAACACCGGAAACGGTGGCTCTGACCAGCTCACGCTCTCGTTCCAGGGCGAGGTTTACGTTTTCGACGCTGTCTCGCCCGATAAG GTACAGGCAGTTTTGTTACTTTTGGGTGGATATGAAATCCCTTCTGGCATTCCTGCTGTGGGAACAATCCCTCTTAATCAAAGG GGTATGAATGACTTTTCTGGAAGGTCAATTCAACCACAGAGAGCTGCTTCCTTAAGCCGATTCCGGGAGAAGAGAAAAGAGCGATGTTTTGATAAGAAGATTCGTTACAACGTGCGGAAGGAAGTTGCACTCAG GATGCAGCGTAAGAAGGGTCAGTTTACCTCATCCAAAGCCATATCTGAAGAACTGGGCTTAGATTCTTCAGTTTACAGTACGACACAAGGTTCTGGACAAGATGACAGCATGCAAGAGACAAT ATGTACACACTGTGGAATTAGTTCAAAGTCTACTCCGATGATGCGTCGTGGGCCAGCTGGTCCGAGGACTTTGTGTAATGCATGTGGACTCAAGTGGGCCAACAAG
- the LOC126705604 gene encoding GATA transcription factor 28-like isoform X1 has translation MAESNHEASIYNSNIQQQQQQQNEIEDEDDDVVGGDEESIDNPQMRFVPVSTLNGAVQEVAPNAVFVPGGSDYPPVNTGNGGSDQLTLSFQGEVYVFDAVSPDKVQAVLLLLGGYEIPSGIPAVGTIPLNQRGMNDFSGRSIQPQRAASLSRFREKRKERCFDKKIRYNVRKEVALRMQRKKGQFTSSKAISEELGLDSSVYSTTQGSGQDDSMQETICTHCGISSKSTPMMRRGPAGPRTLCNACGLKWANKGILRDLSKVSNVAIQDPPVKLIEQNNGEANDLVMVTTTTDIVPSSNGDISAVTAER, from the exons ATGGCGGAATCGAATCACGAAGCTTCGATTTACAATAGCAACATtcaacaacaacagcagcagcagAATGAAATTGAGGATGAAGACGACGACGTTGTGGGGGGAGACGAGGAGTCTATAGACAATCCCCAAATGCGATTCGTACCGGTGTCGACGCTAAACGGTGCCGTCCAAGAAGTTGCTCCCAATGCCGTGTTTGTGCCCGGTGGCTCGGATTATCCTCCGGTGAACACCGGAAACGGTGGCTCTGACCAGCTCACGCTCTCGTTCCAGGGCGAGGTTTACGTTTTCGACGCTGTCTCGCCCGATAAG GTACAGGCAGTTTTGTTACTTTTGGGTGGATATGAAATCCCTTCTGGCATTCCTGCTGTGGGAACAATCCCTCTTAATCAAAGG GGTATGAATGACTTTTCTGGAAGGTCAATTCAACCACAGAGAGCTGCTTCCTTAAGCCGATTCCGGGAGAAGAGAAAAGAGCGATGTTTTGATAAGAAGATTCGTTACAACGTGCGGAAGGAAGTTGCACTCAG GATGCAGCGTAAGAAGGGTCAGTTTACCTCATCCAAAGCCATATCTGAAGAACTGGGCTTAGATTCTTCAGTTTACAGTACGACACAAGGTTCTGGACAAGATGACAGCATGCAAGAGACAAT ATGTACACACTGTGGAATTAGTTCAAAGTCTACTCCGATGATGCGTCGTGGGCCAGCTGGTCCGAGGACTTTGTGTAATGCATGTGGACTCAAGTGGGCCAACAAG GGAATTTTAAGAGATCTGTCTAAGGTTTCAAATGTGGCTATCCAGGATCCTCCTGTGAAGCTAATTGAACAG AATAATGGTGAAGCTAATGACTTAGTCATGGTAACCACAACTACAGACATTGTCCCCTCCTCTAATGGCGATATATCTGCTGTAACTGCCGAAAGGTGA